The following coding sequences are from one Delphinus delphis chromosome 19, mDelDel1.2, whole genome shotgun sequence window:
- the ORMDL3 gene encoding ORM1-like protein 3 — protein MNVGTAHSEVNPNTRVMNSRGIWLSYVLAIGLLHVVLLSIPFVSVPVVWTLTNLIHNMGMYIFLHTVKGTPFETPDQGKARLLTHWEQMDYGVQFTASRKFLTITPIVLYFLTSFYTKYDQIHFILNTVSLMSVLIPKLPQLHGVRIFGINKY, from the exons ATGAATGTGGGAACAGCACACAGCGAGGTGAACCCCAACACGCGGGTGATGAACAGCCGTGGCATCTGGCTGTCCTACGTGCTGGCCATCGGGCTCCTCCACGTCGTGCTGCTCAGCATTCCCTTTGTGAGCGTCCCCGTCGTCTGGACCCTCACCAACCTCATCCACAACATG GGCATGTACATCTTCCTGCACACGGTGAAGGGGACCCCCTTTGAGACCCCAGACCAGGGCAAGGCGAGGCTGCTAACCCACTGGGAGCAGATGGACTATGGAGTGCAGTTCACGGCATCTCGGAAATTCCTGACCATCACACCCATCGTGCT GTACTTCCTCACCAGCTTCTACACCAAGTACGACCAGATCCATTTCATCCTCAACACTGTGTCCTTGATGAGCGTGCTCATCCCCAAGCTGCCGCAGCTCCATGGAGTCCGAATTTTTGGAATCAATAAGTACTGA
- the GSDMB gene encoding LOW QUALITY PROTEIN: gasdermin-B (The sequence of the model RefSeq protein was modified relative to this genomic sequence to represent the inferred CDS: substituted 1 base at 1 genomic stop codon) — MLAVFEKIARAVVQHVDAGGDMIAVRSLIDADRFHCFYLVKERRRFFGYQYDKRDLTLXDILEMDKGEGLFDKLVPGLQGQKVKSQVMDSVDSKGSLTVKLPKEKTLDVGITFSRSPEQGIELSKTWILQKFLDSLKNKKLKRKLTPMFQSIQAMREDLYLVTETLKTTKTVILKSEKQYIFWDPMKCFGLRYEHKHQTEVSITPQKVLGYRVKQLVFPNAESMEKDGGSSCTGKSLSLEDFPSVKERMQDMVRVLQNLTEERKEVLSCFTKCLSKDEELQDLERRVSEVRRSGELQMEGPAVYAAGILIEEHTGAISDFLDDLIELSEEGQLVAEALVKGTLPLLKDKVGPILEQNQGEQPRDVGCDPEARTLCALYVVVSILLQLGENSTSVSS; from the exons ATGCTCGCGGTATTTGAGAAAATTGCAAGAGCTGTGGTCCAACACGTGGACGCTGGTGGGGATATGATCGCTGTCAGAAGCCTCATTGATGCTGACAGATTCCACTGCTTCTATCTGGTGAAGGAGAGGAGACGTTTCTTTGGATACCAATACGATAAGAGAGACCTCACCCTGTAGGACATCCTGGAGATGGACAAGGGTGAAGGGCTGTTTGATAAGCTGGTTCCTGGGCTCCAAG GTCAAAAGGTTAAGTCCCAAGTTATGGACAGCGTAGACTCAAAGGGAAGTTTGACAGTGAAATTACCCAAAGAAAAAACACTTGACGTGGGAATAACATTCTCCAGGTCCCCAGAGCAGGGCATCGAGTTATCAAAGACCTGGATACTCCAGAAATTCCTGGATTCCCTTAAGAACAA AAAGCTGAAGAGGAAACTGACCCCTATGTTCCAATCAATCCAGGCAATGAGAGAAGACCTTTATCTAGTGACGGAAACTCTGAAGACAACAAAGACTGTAATCCTGAAAAGTgaaaagcaatatattttttgggACCCGATGAAATGTTTTGGCCTCCGATATGAACACA aGCACCAAACGGAAGTGAGCATCACCCCTCAGAAGGTCCTGGGCTATCGAGTAAAGCAGCTAGTCTTCCCCAACGCAGAAAGTATGG AGAAAGATGGCGGTTCATCTTG TACTGGGAAGTCCTTGAGTTTGGAGGATTTCCCAAGCGTGAAGGAGAGGATGCAGGACATGGTGCGAGTCCTCCAGAATCTGACTGAGGAGCGAAAAGAGGTGCTAAGCTGCTTCACCAAGTGCCTCAGCAAGGATGAAGAGCTGCAGGATCTAGAGCGAAG GGTGTCTGAGGTCCGGCGCTCCGGGGAGCTACAGATGGAAGGCCCAGCAG tatacgctGCTGGGATCTTGATAGAGGAGCACACAGGAGCCATTTCGGATTTCTTGGATGACTTGAT TGAGCTGTCTGAGGAGGGGCAGCTTGTTGCTGAGGCCCTAGTTAAGGGGACCCTGCCCCTTTTGAAGGACAAG GTGGGGCCTATCCTGGAGCAGAACCAGGGTGAGCAGCCCCGTGACGTGGGCTGTGACCCTGAGGCACGGACTCTCTGTGCCCTCTACGTTGTTGTCTCCATCCTGCTGCAGCTGGGTGAGAATTCTACCTCTGTGTCTTCCTAA
- the ZPBP2 gene encoding zona pellucida-binding protein 2 yields the protein MRAWVLLSAVLWYLTRVGWQRNSERTEKGFIYGNPGHPVKLYVKLHHNSPILVCMDLKRAEKETVDPTYLWVGPNEKPLTGNNKINITKTGKLMVKDFLEPLSGLYTCTLSYKTVKAETQEEKVVKQRYDFMIFGKKSNRRIFPEPSIYFQP from the exons ATGCGAGCGTGGGTCCTGCTCTCCGCGGTGCTCTGGTACCTCACAAGAG TTGGATGGCAGCGTAATTCCGAGCGCACTGAGAAAGGCTTCATTTATGGCAACCCGGGACACCCAG tgaaattatatgtaaaattacaTCACAATAGCCCAATCCTTGTCTGTATGGATTTGAAACGCGCTGAAAAAGAAACAGTGGACCCCACCTACTTATGGGTTGGGCCTAATGAAAAGCCATTAACAG gaaataataaaataaatataaccaaaACAGGAAAGCTGATGGTGAAAGACTTTCTGGAGCCTTTGTCTGGACTTTACACATGCACTCTTTCTTATAAGACTGTCAAAGCAGAAACCCAAGAAGAAAAGGTAGTAAAGCAGAGATATGACTTTATGATCTTTG GCAAGAAATCGAATAGAAGAATTTTTCCGGAGCCAAGCATATATTTTCAACCATGA